In Amycolatopsis sp. EV170708-02-1, the following are encoded in one genomic region:
- a CDS encoding HAD domain-containing protein yields MTSGPERPPLIYLDVDGPLIPFGLEPSHYPSFEPLPQHDENPLLGRLDPSHGPRLRALPGELVWATTWLHDANDSLSPRLGLPRLPVVDWPEPSDSDEFDARIGLHWKTRPLLDHAQGRPFAWIDDEISGLDRDWVSGHHAGPALLHRVDPQRGLTGDDYRELDEWLRESRRS; encoded by the coding sequence ATGACATCCGGCCCCGAGCGGCCCCCTCTGATCTACCTCGACGTCGACGGCCCGCTCATCCCGTTCGGCTTGGAGCCGTCGCACTACCCGTCGTTCGAGCCTTTGCCGCAACACGACGAGAACCCGCTTCTCGGCAGGCTCGACCCTTCGCACGGACCGCGGCTGCGGGCCCTCCCCGGCGAACTCGTCTGGGCCACGACCTGGCTGCACGACGCCAACGACTCCCTCTCCCCCAGGCTCGGCCTGCCCCGCCTGCCCGTCGTGGACTGGCCGGAGCCGTCCGACAGCGACGAGTTCGACGCCCGCATCGGCCTGCACTGGAAGACCCGTCCCCTCCTGGACCACGCCCAGGGTCGCCCGTTCGCCTGGATCGACGACGAGATTTCCGGCCTGGATCGCGACTGGGTGTCCGGCCACCACGCCGGACCGGCCCTGCTGCACCGCGTCGATCCCCAGCGAGGCCTGACCGGCGACGACTACCGCGAACTCGACGAGTGGCTGCGGGAATCCCGCCGCTCCTGA
- a CDS encoding LamG-like jellyroll fold domain-containing protein yields MLPTLSPQRPRRPRRFRKPLTAAVVALTALALTSGAATAAESGWKMGKPRLTTPWTNQVSPANALPEYPRPQLVRENWQNLNGVWEFAGAAPGEVPPFGEKLAEKILVPYPTESALSGIQRHEDFMWYRRTFTVPRNWNVGKDNTLRINFGAVDYKAKVYVNGKEVAAHQGGYGAFSADVTSALKPRGEQEIIVGVEDRTDATWQPVGKQRRVPDRGIFYEGASGIWQTVWMEPVAAKHVGTLGMVPDLKSSTLKLTVDTGGNSGLTVEAVVRDGRKVVSRSTASAAGTISLPVPKAKLWSPDSPFLYDLDVELKDGRRTVDKVSSYFGMREFGTAKGADGKLRFTLNGKILFLQSTLDQGYWPDGIYTAPTDQALRFDLEQHKVLGFNTVRKHIKTEPDRWYHHADKLGLLVWQDMPSMRTGGRPPVDAQQQFKAELRELVEQKKNWTSIVGYVPFNEGWAEWSREETGKVAESVKAQDPTRLVNAHSGVNCCDSLGDSGKGDVLDWHAYPGPAKPMPDAKRISIDGEHGGYGLEIEDHMWFGEGHAYEMVKDQATLNSRYVQNQRDVLAAAQSCGISGSIYTQITDVEHEVNGFFTYDRQVKKMDFAQVRAVNQAIIRNADGSGSGAPDPGPGTPGIDGVHAYKFDEGTGSSAKDSVGTAHATLTNAQWAGGVQAGALAFAGNGQADTGANLVNTAGSYSVSAWAKLDEASGAFQTVVSQDTGRDSAFFLQYSGQDQRWAMSFVGLRALSPEKPEVGRWYHLTGVRDAKAGTLSLYVDGTKVASQNACSAAPSTGHTVIGRGQYGGQQVDFLRGAVDDVRFFDRPLSDAEVATLAKRD; encoded by the coding sequence ATGTTGCCAACGTTGTCACCACAACGCCCCCGGAGGCCGAGACGCTTCCGGAAACCCCTGACCGCCGCGGTGGTCGCCCTGACCGCCCTGGCGTTGACGTCGGGGGCCGCGACGGCCGCGGAGAGCGGCTGGAAGATGGGCAAGCCACGCCTGACCACCCCGTGGACGAACCAGGTTTCGCCCGCCAACGCGTTGCCCGAGTACCCGCGGCCGCAGCTGGTGCGCGAGAACTGGCAGAACCTCAACGGGGTCTGGGAGTTCGCCGGCGCCGCGCCCGGCGAGGTCCCGCCCTTCGGCGAGAAGCTCGCCGAGAAGATCCTGGTCCCCTACCCCACCGAATCGGCGCTGTCCGGGATCCAGCGGCACGAGGACTTCATGTGGTACCGGCGCACGTTCACCGTGCCCCGGAACTGGAACGTCGGCAAGGACAACACCCTCCGGATCAACTTCGGCGCGGTCGACTACAAGGCGAAGGTCTACGTCAACGGCAAGGAGGTCGCCGCGCACCAGGGCGGCTACGGCGCGTTCTCCGCGGACGTCACCTCGGCGCTGAAACCCCGGGGAGAGCAGGAGATCATCGTCGGCGTCGAGGACCGCACCGACGCCACCTGGCAGCCCGTCGGCAAACAGCGCCGCGTCCCCGACCGCGGGATCTTCTACGAAGGCGCCTCGGGTATCTGGCAGACGGTGTGGATGGAACCGGTCGCGGCCAAGCACGTCGGCACGCTCGGCATGGTCCCCGACCTCAAGTCCTCCACGCTCAAGCTCACCGTCGACACCGGAGGGAACTCCGGGCTGACCGTCGAGGCCGTGGTCCGCGACGGCCGGAAGGTGGTCAGCCGCAGCACGGCGTCCGCGGCCGGGACGATCTCGCTGCCGGTGCCCAAGGCGAAACTCTGGTCACCGGATTCGCCGTTCCTCTACGACCTCGACGTCGAACTGAAGGACGGCCGCCGCACCGTCGACAAGGTGTCGTCCTACTTCGGCATGCGTGAATTCGGCACCGCGAAGGGCGCCGACGGCAAACTCCGGTTCACCCTCAACGGCAAGATCCTCTTCCTCCAGTCCACTTTGGACCAGGGCTACTGGCCGGACGGCATCTACACCGCGCCGACCGACCAGGCGCTGCGGTTCGACCTCGAACAGCACAAGGTCCTCGGGTTCAACACGGTCCGCAAGCACATCAAGACCGAACCCGACCGCTGGTATCACCACGCCGACAAGCTCGGCCTGCTCGTCTGGCAGGACATGCCGTCGATGCGCACCGGCGGCCGCCCGCCCGTCGACGCCCAGCAGCAGTTCAAGGCCGAGCTGAGGGAACTGGTGGAGCAGAAGAAGAACTGGACCTCGATCGTCGGCTACGTGCCGTTCAACGAAGGCTGGGCGGAGTGGTCGCGCGAGGAGACCGGCAAGGTCGCCGAGAGCGTCAAGGCCCAGGACCCGACCCGGCTGGTCAACGCGCACAGCGGGGTCAACTGCTGCGATTCGCTCGGCGACTCGGGTAAGGGCGACGTCCTCGACTGGCACGCCTACCCCGGCCCCGCGAAGCCGATGCCCGACGCCAAGCGGATCTCGATCGACGGCGAGCACGGCGGCTACGGTCTCGAGATCGAGGACCACATGTGGTTCGGCGAAGGACACGCCTACGAGATGGTGAAGGACCAGGCGACCCTGAACAGCCGCTACGTCCAGAACCAGCGCGACGTGCTCGCGGCGGCACAGAGCTGCGGTATCAGCGGCTCGATCTACACGCAGATCACCGACGTCGAGCACGAGGTCAACGGCTTCTTCACCTACGACAGGCAGGTGAAGAAGATGGACTTCGCGCAGGTGCGGGCGGTCAACCAGGCGATCATCCGCAACGCCGACGGCAGCGGATCGGGCGCGCCCGATCCGGGCCCCGGCACTCCCGGGATCGACGGTGTGCACGCCTACAAGTTCGACGAGGGCACCGGATCCAGCGCCAAGGACTCGGTCGGCACGGCGCACGCCACACTGACCAACGCGCAGTGGGCAGGCGGTGTCCAGGCCGGTGCGCTGGCCTTCGCGGGCAACGGGCAGGCCGATACCGGGGCGAACCTCGTCAACACAGCCGGGAGCTACTCGGTTTCGGCGTGGGCCAAGCTGGATGAGGCGAGCGGCGCGTTCCAGACCGTCGTCAGCCAGGACACCGGCCGCGACAGCGCCTTCTTCCTGCAGTACTCCGGGCAGGACCAGCGGTGGGCGATGAGCTTCGTCGGCCTTCGCGCCCTGTCGCCGGAGAAGCCGGAAGTCGGTCGCTGGTACCACCTGACCGGCGTCCGCGACGCGAAGGCGGGCACGTTGTCGCTGTACGTCGACGGCACGAAGGTCGCCTCGCAGAACGCCTGTTCGGCCGCCCCGAGCACCGGGCACACGGTCATCGGCCGCGGCCAGTACGGCGGCCAGCAGGTCGACTTCCTGCGCGGCGCGGTGGACGACGTCCGGTTCTTCGACCGGCCGCTGTCCGACGCCGAGGTCGCGACGCTCGCGAAGCGCGACTGA
- a CDS encoding DUF885 family protein has translation MSDEPTAAELADELLDVLATELPLMATFDNVPGHDHELRDVSEAGDDRLRERAVRIAGQAARSTDPDRITLGVVAHHAESLLTRLDSRLTEFILADPMVAEGIGALAWLPQLEPSGEQAEEDYLARLAAFPEFFAALAERHRAGVAAGRTPAERAVRNAVDYLDRILAAERHPVLVPTLTGDRVARRERLFTERVRPALVAYREVLVREIAGRGRPDDRPGLCWLEGGKESYAGLVKTHTTTGISPEELHETGLELGRALDEEYRRLGAAVFGEDDPAAVRLRMRTDPSLRWRDADEMITTASEAVARAAAAAPGWFRRIPSAECVVRPVPEADGPSAAQAYYMPPSADGSRPGVYSTNTYRVTERFRFIAESVAFHEAVPGHHFQACVSFELDDVPRLRKLVPLSAFDEGWALYTERLADEMGLYSDDVMRLGMVAEDSLRAARLVVDTGLHALGWSRQRCVDYLAEHCVLSDVEVQSETDRYIEWPGQALSYMTGRLEIQRLRAFAVEQLGEAFDIRDFHDVVLRNGQVPLPVLGDIVREWVTDTRRRE, from the coding sequence ATGAGCGATGAGCCCACCGCGGCGGAGCTGGCCGACGAACTCCTCGACGTCCTCGCGACCGAACTCCCTTTGATGGCGACGTTCGACAACGTCCCCGGGCACGACCACGAACTGCGGGACGTTTCGGAGGCGGGCGACGACCGGTTGCGGGAGCGGGCCGTCCGGATCGCCGGGCAGGCCGCGCGGTCCACCGATCCGGACCGGATCACCCTCGGGGTCGTCGCCCATCACGCGGAATCGCTCCTGACCAGGCTCGATTCGCGGCTGACGGAATTCATCCTCGCCGATCCGATGGTGGCCGAGGGGATCGGGGCGCTGGCGTGGCTTCCGCAGCTGGAGCCGTCGGGGGAACAGGCGGAGGAGGACTATCTGGCCAGGCTGGCGGCGTTCCCGGAGTTCTTCGCGGCACTGGCCGAGCGCCACCGGGCCGGGGTGGCGGCGGGCCGGACGCCGGCGGAACGCGCGGTGCGTAACGCCGTCGACTACCTGGACCGGATCCTGGCCGCCGAACGCCACCCGGTGCTCGTCCCGACGCTGACCGGCGACCGTGTCGCGCGACGGGAGCGGCTGTTCACCGAGCGGGTGCGGCCGGCGCTTGTCGCCTATCGCGAGGTGCTCGTCCGGGAGATCGCCGGACGTGGCCGCCCCGACGACCGGCCGGGCCTCTGCTGGCTGGAGGGCGGCAAGGAGAGTTACGCCGGCCTGGTCAAGACGCACACCACCACCGGGATCTCGCCGGAGGAACTGCACGAGACCGGTCTCGAACTCGGCCGGGCGCTGGACGAGGAGTACCGGCGGCTCGGCGCGGCCGTGTTCGGCGAGGACGATCCCGCCGCGGTCCGGCTGCGGATGCGCACCGATCCGTCGCTGCGCTGGCGGGACGCGGACGAGATGATCACGACCGCGTCGGAAGCGGTCGCGCGGGCCGCGGCCGCCGCGCCCGGCTGGTTCCGGCGGATACCGTCGGCCGAATGCGTGGTGCGCCCCGTGCCGGAAGCCGACGGGCCGTCGGCCGCGCAGGCGTACTACATGCCGCCGTCGGCGGACGGCAGCCGTCCCGGCGTCTACTCCACCAACACCTACCGGGTGACCGAGCGGTTCCGGTTCATCGCCGAGTCCGTCGCCTTCCACGAAGCCGTTCCAGGGCACCATTTCCAGGCCTGCGTGTCCTTCGAACTCGACGACGTGCCGCGGCTGCGCAAACTCGTCCCGCTGTCGGCGTTCGACGAGGGCTGGGCGCTCTACACCGAACGGCTCGCCGACGAGATGGGGCTGTACTCGGACGACGTGATGCGGCTGGGCATGGTCGCCGAAGATTCCTTGCGCGCCGCGCGGCTCGTCGTCGACACCGGACTGCACGCGCTGGGCTGGAGCAGGCAGCGATGCGTGGACTACCTCGCCGAACATTGCGTGCTCAGCGATGTCGAGGTTCAGTCGGAGACCGACCGCTACATCGAATGGCCAGGGCAGGCGCTGTCGTACATGACGGGCAGGCTGGAGATCCAGCGGTTGCGCGCCTTCGCCGTGGAACAGCTCGGAGAGGCGTTCGACATCCGCGACTTCCACGACGTGGTGCTGAGGAACGGGCAGGTGCCGCTGCCCGTGCTCGGCGACATCGTGCGGGAATGGGTGACGGACACGCGGCGCCGGGAGTGA
- a CDS encoding enoyl-CoA hydratase/isomerase family protein — MNDVQFLVESGIGRITLNRPRALNSLNHGMVLAMLDHLEAWRADPEVRAVLIDGAGDRGLCAGGDIRAIYEDARGGGTASLRFWADEYRLNLLISRYPKPYLALMDGLVMGGGVGVSAHGSHRIVTERSRVGMPETGIGFVPDVGGTYLLSRTPGELGTHIALTAGAISGPDAIHCGLADHFVPSERIPDLLDALASRPTDAALELISEPAPPSALAADAAWIDHCYAADTVEEILARLHAGGDAAATAAKEIEAKSPTTLKVTLRALRSAAAMPDLGTVLAQEYRISAHALSTAEFAEGIRAQIIDKDRAPKWSPATLSEVDERIVDAYFS, encoded by the coding sequence GTGAACGACGTCCAGTTCCTTGTCGAGAGCGGAATCGGCCGGATCACGCTGAACCGGCCGCGTGCGCTGAACTCGCTGAACCACGGCATGGTGCTCGCCATGCTCGACCACCTCGAAGCGTGGCGCGCCGATCCCGAAGTCCGTGCCGTGCTGATCGACGGCGCCGGCGATCGCGGGCTCTGCGCCGGCGGCGACATCCGCGCCATCTACGAAGACGCGCGCGGCGGCGGCACCGCGTCGTTGCGGTTCTGGGCCGACGAGTACCGGCTCAACCTCCTGATCTCGCGCTACCCCAAGCCGTATCTCGCGCTCATGGACGGGCTCGTGATGGGCGGCGGGGTCGGCGTCTCCGCGCACGGCAGCCACCGGATCGTCACCGAACGCTCCCGCGTCGGCATGCCCGAGACCGGCATCGGTTTCGTCCCCGACGTCGGCGGCACGTATCTGTTGTCGCGGACTCCCGGCGAACTCGGGACGCATATCGCGCTCACCGCCGGGGCGATCTCCGGGCCCGACGCGATCCACTGTGGACTCGCCGATCACTTCGTGCCCAGTGAACGGATCCCGGACCTGCTCGACGCACTCGCGTCGCGCCCCACGGACGCCGCGCTGGAGCTGATCTCCGAGCCCGCGCCGCCGAGCGCGCTGGCCGCGGACGCCGCCTGGATCGACCACTGCTACGCGGCGGACACCGTCGAAGAGATCCTGGCCCGGCTTCACGCCGGGGGTGACGCGGCCGCCACCGCCGCGAAGGAGATCGAGGCGAAGTCGCCGACCACGCTGAAGGTGACCCTGCGGGCGCTCCGATCGGCGGCGGCGATGCCCGACCTGGGAACCGTGCTGGCTCAGGAATACCGGATCTCGGCCCACGCACTCTCGACCGCCGAGTTCGCCGAAGGCATCCGGGCACAGATCATCGACAAGGACCGTGCGCCGAAGTGGTCGCCCGCCACTCTGTCCGAAGTGGACGAAAGGATCGTCGACGCCTACTTCTCCTGA